One Nocardia iowensis DNA window includes the following coding sequences:
- a CDS encoding alpha/beta hydrolase family protein gives MRKSVIAAAFTLACAAGLLQLPVATAAPTGTVEAVAPLAPAATLPGSVNSTRILYSSTTANDVPTTASAAVYFPPGAPPAGGWPVIAWAHGTVGIGDDCAYSVAGPGAVERDWAYLGTWLQQGYAIVAADYAGLGTPGEHPYLNGIVEAHNVVDAVKAATEQYSSLAKKWVVVGQSQGGGAAVYTARYATEFGGPELDYRGAVGTGVPAYIEDILTLLGPNMPPVKLSPHSTAYVLYILNGLRTTFPELNIESFLTDAGRSWLTRARDACLVPLGDELAAGGVVVGNLFTRPLAQIPDLHGLLSRYLGLPESGYDKPVFLGQGLRDTDVITPETLRFAAVLTANGQPVVLHTYPEDHSGAVNASLPDSVPFVRGLFG, from the coding sequence ATGCGGAAATCCGTCATCGCCGCGGCGTTCACCCTCGCCTGCGCCGCGGGCTTGCTGCAGCTGCCCGTCGCAACGGCCGCGCCAACCGGCACCGTCGAGGCCGTTGCCCCGCTGGCACCGGCCGCGACGCTGCCCGGCTCGGTGAACTCGACCCGCATTCTGTACAGCTCGACTACCGCCAATGACGTGCCGACCACGGCGAGCGCCGCGGTCTACTTCCCGCCGGGGGCGCCACCGGCGGGCGGCTGGCCGGTCATCGCCTGGGCGCACGGCACCGTCGGTATCGGCGACGACTGCGCCTACAGCGTCGCAGGGCCGGGGGCGGTCGAACGGGACTGGGCCTACCTCGGCACCTGGCTGCAACAGGGCTACGCGATCGTGGCGGCCGATTACGCCGGGCTTGGCACGCCGGGCGAGCATCCGTATCTCAATGGGATCGTCGAGGCACACAACGTCGTCGACGCGGTCAAAGCGGCGACCGAGCAGTATTCGTCGCTGGCCAAGAAATGGGTGGTGGTCGGCCAGTCCCAGGGCGGCGGCGCCGCCGTCTATACCGCGCGCTACGCCACTGAATTCGGCGGTCCGGAACTCGACTACCGTGGCGCGGTCGGCACCGGGGTACCGGCTTACATCGAGGACATCCTCACCTTGCTCGGACCGAATATGCCGCCGGTGAAGCTCAGCCCGCACAGCACCGCGTATGTGCTCTACATCCTCAACGGACTGCGCACCACGTTCCCCGAGCTGAACATCGAGTCATTCCTCACCGATGCGGGCCGCTCCTGGCTGACCCGGGCGCGCGATGCCTGCCTCGTGCCGCTCGGCGACGAGCTCGCCGCGGGTGGCGTGGTGGTGGGCAACTTGTTCACCCGGCCGCTGGCACAGATTCCGGACCTGCACGGTCTGCTCAGCCGCTACCTCGGGCTGCCCGAATCGGGTTACGACAAGCCGGTTTTCCTCGGCCAAGGGCTGCGCGACACCGACGTCATCACGCCGGAGACGCTGCGGTTCGCCGCCGTGCTGACGGCGAACGGGCAGCCGGTGGTGCTGCACACCTATCCCGAGGATCACAGCGGCGCGGTGAACGCCTCGCTGCCGGATTCGGTGCCGTTCGTGCGCGGTTTGTTCGGCTGA